A stretch of Streptomyces vietnamensis DNA encodes these proteins:
- a CDS encoding heme oxygenase (biliverdin-producing), producing the protein MDTPFSTLIRTASHEQHTEAETSSFMGDLLGGRLAVDAYARYTEQLWFVYRALEEGAEALRADPVAGPFIQPELFRTAALEQDLAHLRGPGWRAGVSPLPATAAYAERVAECARDWPAGYVAHHYTRYLGDLSGGQIIRDRAERTWGFDRKGDGVRFYVFEEISNPAAFKRAYRELLDRVNADDLEKQRIVDECKRAFDFNSAVFRELGGEYPLSA; encoded by the coding sequence TTGGACACGCCCTTCTCCACGCTCATCCGCACGGCCTCGCACGAGCAGCACACGGAGGCGGAGACCTCGTCCTTCATGGGCGACCTCCTGGGCGGACGCCTCGCCGTCGACGCGTACGCGCGGTACACGGAGCAGCTCTGGTTCGTGTACCGGGCCCTGGAGGAGGGCGCCGAGGCGCTCCGCGCGGACCCGGTCGCGGGGCCGTTCATACAGCCCGAGCTGTTCCGCACGGCCGCCCTGGAGCAGGACCTCGCCCACCTGCGCGGGCCCGGCTGGCGCGCGGGGGTCTCCCCGCTGCCCGCCACCGCGGCGTACGCCGAGCGGGTCGCCGAGTGCGCCCGCGACTGGCCGGCCGGCTATGTGGCCCACCACTACACGCGCTACCTGGGCGACCTGTCGGGCGGTCAGATCATCCGCGACAGGGCGGAGCGGACCTGGGGCTTCGACCGCAAGGGCGACGGCGTCCGGTTCTACGTGTTCGAGGAGATCTCCAACCCGGCGGCGTTCAAGCGGGCGTACCGGGAGCTGCTCGACCGGGTGAACGCCGACGACCTGGAGAAGCAGCGGATCGTCGACGAGTGCAAGCGCGCCTTCGACTTCAACAGCGCGGTCTTCCGCGAGCTGGGCGGGGAGTACCCCCTCAGCGCCTGA
- a CDS encoding PhzF family phenazine biosynthesis protein, translating into MNTTATDIDVLRVFCAGDGRHGNRLGVVRDARTHPDESSRQALAKELGFSETVFVDDPERGIVDIYTPGLRLPFAGHPLVGTAWLLDLEVVQPPAGEVWVRGDGEFTWIEARAEWAPPRTLRQYGSVAEVEALDVPEPGEWIYAWAWEEEAAGRIRARAFPGRGDGIDEDEATGAAALLLTAELGRALNIIQGQGSQLLTAPGPDGIVELGGRVRLEGTIQL; encoded by the coding sequence ATGAACACGACCGCCACTGACATCGACGTCCTCCGGGTCTTCTGTGCGGGCGACGGCCGGCACGGCAACCGTCTCGGAGTCGTACGGGACGCCCGTACCCACCCCGACGAGTCCTCCCGGCAGGCGCTCGCCAAGGAACTCGGCTTCAGCGAGACGGTCTTCGTGGACGACCCGGAGCGCGGGATCGTCGACATCTACACGCCCGGCCTGCGACTGCCCTTCGCCGGACACCCGCTCGTCGGCACCGCCTGGCTCCTCGACCTGGAGGTCGTCCAGCCTCCGGCCGGCGAGGTCTGGGTGCGCGGCGACGGGGAGTTCACCTGGATCGAGGCGCGCGCCGAATGGGCGCCGCCCCGCACGCTGCGCCAGTACGGCTCCGTCGCCGAGGTCGAGGCCCTCGACGTGCCCGAGCCGGGGGAGTGGATCTACGCCTGGGCCTGGGAGGAGGAGGCCGCGGGCCGGATCAGGGCGCGGGCCTTCCCGGGCCGCGGCGACGGCATCGACGAGGACGAGGCGACCGGCGCGGCGGCGCTGCTCCTCACGGCGGAGCTGGGGCGGGCCCTGAACATCATCCAGGGGCAGGGCTCGCAGCTGCTCACCGCTCCCGGCCCCGACGGCATCGTGGAGTTGGGCGGCCGGGTCCGCCTGGAGGGAACGATCCAGCTCTGA
- the efeO gene encoding iron uptake system protein EfeO, with the protein MRAVRLSVVTAAATAAALTAVTGCAEKSDSKASDDAITVVAKDDSCEVSKKEFPAGHVKLAVENRGSKITEVYALFPDDRIVAERENIGPGTKATITAEFKAGDYVIACKPGMKGDGIRQTVKATGGKAAAKRSPEMDAAVAAYRQYVQAQADETLPKVKVFTDAVRAGDVEAAKKAYAESRIGWERTEPVAESFGDIDPKVDVREDGLEDGQDPAKDWTGWHRLEKALWQDKKIGDREKQLADLLDKDLADWQKRVGKAEITPTSMANGAKELLDEVATGKVTGEEERYSHTDLVDFKANVEGAQKSFDLLKPVASKNDPKLVAELDKQFAALNALLDKYRTDKSGYVFTSYEKVGKAERKELSDGVNALAEPLSKLAAAVVK; encoded by the coding sequence ATGCGAGCCGTCCGCCTCTCCGTCGTCACCGCCGCCGCGACCGCGGCGGCTCTGACCGCCGTCACGGGCTGCGCCGAGAAAAGCGACTCCAAGGCGAGCGACGACGCGATCACCGTCGTCGCCAAGGACGACTCCTGCGAGGTCTCGAAGAAGGAGTTCCCGGCCGGGCACGTGAAGCTCGCCGTCGAGAACCGCGGCTCCAAGATCACCGAGGTCTACGCCCTCTTCCCGGACGACCGGATCGTCGCCGAGCGCGAGAACATCGGCCCCGGCACCAAGGCCACCATCACCGCCGAGTTCAAGGCCGGCGACTACGTCATCGCCTGCAAGCCCGGCATGAAGGGCGACGGCATCCGCCAGACCGTCAAGGCCACCGGCGGCAAGGCCGCCGCCAAGCGCTCCCCCGAGATGGACGCCGCCGTCGCCGCCTACCGCCAGTACGTCCAGGCGCAGGCCGACGAGACCCTCCCCAAGGTGAAGGTCTTCACCGACGCCGTCCGCGCCGGTGACGTCGAGGCCGCGAAGAAGGCCTACGCCGAGTCCCGCATCGGCTGGGAGCGCACCGAGCCGGTCGCCGAGTCCTTCGGCGACATCGACCCCAAGGTCGACGTCCGCGAGGACGGCCTGGAGGACGGCCAGGACCCGGCGAAGGACTGGACCGGCTGGCACCGCCTGGAGAAGGCGCTCTGGCAGGACAAGAAGATCGGCGACCGCGAGAAGCAGCTCGCCGACCTCCTCGACAAGGACCTCGCGGACTGGCAGAAGCGGGTCGGCAAGGCCGAGATCACCCCGACCTCCATGGCCAACGGCGCCAAGGAACTCCTGGACGAGGTCGCCACCGGCAAGGTCACCGGCGAGGAGGAGCGCTACTCCCACACCGACCTCGTCGACTTCAAGGCGAACGTCGAGGGCGCGCAGAAGTCCTTCGACCTGCTCAAGCCGGTCGCCTCGAAGAACGACCCGAAGCTGGTCGCCGAACTCGACAAGCAGTTCGCCGCGCTGAACGCGCTGCTCGACAAGTACCGCACGGACAAGAGCGGTTACGTCTTCACCTCGTACGAGAAGGTCGGCAAGGCCGAGCGCAAGGAGCTCTCCGACGGCGTCAACGCGCTCGCCGAGCCGCTCTCCAAGCTCGCCGCCGCGGTCGTCAAGTAA
- the efeB gene encoding iron uptake transporter deferrochelatase/peroxidase subunit has product MSENTTEEQGAAPSRRKVIGWGGAGLALGAAAAGGAVALTRDGDHTAPVADSGGAVPFHGPHQAGIATAVQDRLHFASFDVKTKDRDELIQLLKDWTRAAERMTAGAEVGEGAYGGLPEAPPDDTGEALGLKPSRLTLTIGFGPSLFDGRFGLKDKRPGALVELPKFPGDNLDPARSGGDICVQACADDPQVAVHAIRNLARIGFGKVAVRWSQLGFGKTSSTTPDAQTPRNLFGFKDGTRNIAGTETDRLAKHVWVSGKDAEGAAAWMDGGSYLVARRIRMNVETWDRTPLSEQEDIFGRDKKEGAPVGKAKEHDEPFLKAMKPDSHVRLAHPDSNNGATILRRGYSFTDGTDGLGRLDAGLFFLAYMKDVRTGFIPVQTSLAKNDALNEYTQHVGSALFAVPPGVRDKDDWWGRALFA; this is encoded by the coding sequence ATGTCCGAGAACACCACTGAGGAGCAGGGCGCCGCGCCCTCCCGCCGCAAGGTCATCGGCTGGGGCGGTGCCGGGCTCGCGCTCGGTGCCGCCGCGGCCGGCGGCGCCGTCGCGCTGACCCGCGACGGCGACCACACCGCCCCGGTCGCCGACAGCGGCGGGGCCGTGCCCTTCCACGGCCCGCACCAGGCCGGCATCGCCACCGCCGTGCAGGACCGGCTGCACTTCGCGTCCTTCGACGTGAAGACGAAGGACCGCGACGAGCTGATCCAGCTCCTCAAGGACTGGACGCGGGCCGCCGAGCGGATGACGGCCGGCGCCGAGGTCGGCGAGGGCGCCTACGGCGGCCTGCCGGAGGCCCCGCCGGACGACACGGGCGAGGCCCTCGGCCTCAAGCCCTCCCGCCTCACCCTCACGATCGGCTTCGGCCCCTCGCTCTTCGACGGGCGCTTCGGGCTGAAGGACAAGCGGCCCGGGGCCCTGGTGGAGCTGCCCAAGTTCCCGGGCGACAACCTGGATCCGGCGCGCAGCGGCGGCGACATCTGCGTGCAGGCCTGCGCGGACGACCCGCAGGTCGCCGTGCACGCCATCCGCAACCTCGCCCGGATCGGCTTCGGCAAGGTCGCGGTGCGCTGGTCGCAGCTGGGCTTCGGCAAGACGTCCTCGACGACCCCGGACGCCCAGACCCCGCGCAACCTCTTCGGCTTCAAGGACGGCACCCGCAACATCGCGGGCACCGAGACCGACCGGCTCGCGAAGCACGTGTGGGTCTCCGGCAAGGACGCCGAGGGCGCCGCGGCCTGGATGGACGGCGGCTCGTACCTCGTCGCCCGCCGCATCCGCATGAACGTCGAGACCTGGGACCGCACTCCGCTCTCCGAGCAGGAGGACATCTTCGGCCGGGACAAGAAGGAAGGCGCTCCGGTCGGCAAGGCCAAGGAGCACGACGAGCCGTTCCTGAAGGCGATGAAGCCGGACTCGCACGTCCGGCTCGCGCACCCGGACAGCAACAACGGGGCGACGATCCTGCGCCGCGGCTACTCCTTCACCGACGGCACGGACGGCCTCGGCCGGCTGGACGCGGGCCTGTTCTTCCTGGCGTACATGAAGGACGTCCGCACCGGCTTCATCCCGGTGCAGACCTCGCTGGCCAAGAACGACGCGCTCAACGAGTACACACAGCACGTGGGTTCGGCGCTGTTCGCCGTCCCGCCGGGCGTCCGCGACAAGGACGACTGGTGGGGCCGGGCGCTGTTCGCGTAA